The Prochlorococcus sp. MIT 1300 genome has a window encoding:
- a CDS encoding carbohydrate kinase: MMPGSDGSALNQPKFICFGEGLVDRLGPLGGNPDCDLPVDDCLGGAPANVACGLAKLGNDVAFIGRFGNDSIGRDFRKLMTHRGVNLKGCQIDLLRPTRIVLVQRDLKGDRTFKGFSGDQKDGFSDQAIDCQSISKVWDYLHKKACWLLIGSIPLASPVSAESLLWCIDRAKKNGLRIAFDVNWRPTFWDAKLPANSGPSENVKELIATLFESASLLKLAREEAIWFFNETDPCLISRSLPLSPDVVITDGSKKVKWWMFGRQGETDVMPVRSVVDTTGAGDAFTAGLLHQYLLKNVFPDQELYPDNMVRFAAACGAMVCGGAGAISPQPSKHEVEVFLSSFEGLIS, translated from the coding sequence ATGATGCCTGGGAGTGATGGCTCTGCTTTAAATCAACCTAAATTCATTTGTTTTGGTGAAGGGTTAGTTGATCGCTTGGGACCTTTGGGCGGTAATCCAGATTGTGATCTTCCTGTAGATGACTGTCTTGGGGGAGCCCCTGCCAATGTGGCCTGTGGGTTAGCAAAACTTGGAAATGATGTCGCATTTATAGGTAGGTTTGGTAATGATTCAATTGGTAGAGATTTCCGCAAATTAATGACCCATAGAGGCGTTAATTTAAAGGGTTGTCAAATAGATCTTCTAAGACCCACTCGAATAGTTTTAGTGCAAAGAGATCTTAAGGGAGATAGAACTTTTAAGGGCTTTTCGGGTGATCAAAAGGATGGTTTTTCTGATCAAGCAATAGATTGCCAATCTATTTCTAAAGTTTGGGATTACTTGCATAAAAAGGCTTGTTGGCTGTTAATAGGCTCAATCCCACTTGCTTCTCCTGTTTCTGCAGAATCACTACTTTGGTGTATCGATAGGGCTAAAAAGAATGGGTTGAGAATCGCATTTGATGTGAACTGGAGGCCAACATTTTGGGATGCCAAATTGCCGGCAAACAGTGGGCCCAGTGAGAATGTGAAGGAATTAATAGCTACACTATTTGAGTCTGCTTCTTTATTAAAGCTTGCCAGAGAAGAGGCGATTTGGTTTTTCAATGAGACAGATCCCTGTTTGATTTCGAGGTCTTTGCCCCTGTCTCCAGATGTAGTAATTACTGATGGTTCGAAAAAAGTGAAATGGTGGATGTTCGGGAGGCAGGGCGAAACTGATGTGATGCCAGTGCGTTCAGTGGTTGATACCACTGGTGCTGGCGATGCTTTTACCGCAGGTTTACTTCATCAATATCTCTTGAAAAATGTATTTCCTGATCAAGAGCTATATCCAGACAACATGGTTAGGTTCGCGGCAGCTTGTGGTGCGATGGTCTGTGGTGGCGCAGGAGCTATTTCACCTCAGCCTTCTAAGCATGAAGTGGAAGTTTTTTTGTCTAGTTTCGAAGGTTTGATCAGCTGA
- the tsaE gene encoding tRNA (adenosine(37)-N6)-threonylcarbamoyltransferase complex ATPase subunit type 1 TsaE produces MRQSTDEQWILKNLDETVALGKSLANKLPDCSILLLEGPLGAGKTSLVKGLALGLGIDEAITSPTFPLAQHYPMGQPPLIHIDLYRLTERQSADELFLQEEEEAITIAALIAVEWPERLGIALPDAWKLKLKYLNRTERLAQLIKPSKLDKKTSTSCLEG; encoded by the coding sequence GTGAGGCAATCTACAGATGAACAATGGATCTTAAAGAACCTAGATGAAACTGTTGCGCTGGGGAAAAGCTTGGCCAACAAACTGCCTGATTGCAGCATCCTGCTCCTGGAGGGTCCCTTAGGCGCAGGGAAAACTTCTTTAGTCAAAGGACTTGCTTTAGGGCTAGGTATAGACGAGGCAATTACGAGTCCCACCTTTCCCTTAGCCCAGCATTATCCAATGGGTCAACCACCCCTAATACATATCGACCTATATCGTCTAACGGAAAGACAATCTGCTGATGAGCTTTTTCTCCAAGAAGAGGAAGAAGCCATAACCATTGCTGCTTTAATCGCGGTTGAATGGCCAGAAAGGTTGGGGATTGCCCTTCCTGATGCTTGGAAATTGAAACTGAAATACTTAAATCGAACCGAGCGTTTAGCTCAGCTGATCAAACCTTCGAAACTAGACAAAAAAACTTCCACTTCATGCTTAGAAGGCTGA
- the ahcY gene encoding adenosylhomocysteinase codes for MSTSSPSNAVEDFRDYVVADIGLAGFGRKELSIAETEMPGLMALRKKYSSERPLKGARIAGSLHMTIQTGVLIETLVSLGAEVRWASCNIFSTQDHAAAAIAATGVPVFAVKGETLDEYWAYTHRILEWGDGGSPNMILDDGGDATGLVMLGNKAEQDISVLENPSNEEEISLFASIRSKLKEDSNFYSRIKEEIKGVTEETTTGVARLYQMQKSGDLPFPAINVNDSVTKSKFDNLYGCRESLVDGIKRATDVMVAGKVALVIGYGDVGKGSAQSLRGLGATVMISEIDPICALQAAMEGYRVVRLEDVVEEVDIFVTATGNYKVIMHDHLTRMKDEAIVCNIGHFDNEIDVASLKNYSWENIKPQVDHITLPSGNKIILLAEGRLVNLGCATGHPSFVMSNSFTNQVLAQIELFVKGSNYQNKVYVLPKHLDEMVARLHLGKIGANLTTLTTEQAKYINVPVEGPYKSDHYRY; via the coding sequence GTGTCCACATCATCGCCCTCTAATGCAGTAGAGGATTTTCGTGACTATGTAGTTGCAGACATTGGTCTAGCAGGCTTTGGGAGGAAAGAACTTTCGATTGCTGAGACTGAGATGCCTGGTTTGATGGCATTGAGGAAGAAATACAGCAGTGAAAGGCCACTTAAGGGGGCTCGTATTGCGGGGAGTCTTCATATGACTATTCAAACTGGGGTCCTTATTGAAACTTTGGTCTCTTTAGGCGCTGAAGTGCGTTGGGCTTCTTGCAATATCTTTTCTACACAAGACCATGCTGCTGCAGCTATTGCTGCGACTGGTGTCCCTGTATTTGCTGTTAAAGGCGAGACCCTAGATGAATATTGGGCTTATACCCATCGAATATTGGAATGGGGAGACGGTGGTTCTCCTAATATGATTTTGGATGATGGAGGTGATGCGACAGGGTTAGTAATGCTTGGGAATAAGGCTGAGCAGGATATCTCGGTCTTGGAAAATCCAAGCAATGAGGAGGAAATTTCATTATTTGCATCTATACGCAGTAAGTTGAAGGAGGATTCAAATTTCTACTCTAGAATTAAAGAAGAGATAAAAGGTGTAACTGAAGAGACTACCACTGGAGTTGCACGTCTTTATCAGATGCAAAAGAGTGGCGACCTTCCTTTCCCTGCAATCAATGTAAATGACTCTGTCACGAAGAGTAAATTCGATAATCTTTATGGGTGTAGGGAATCACTTGTAGATGGTATTAAACGTGCAACAGATGTAATGGTGGCTGGTAAAGTTGCTTTGGTTATTGGTTATGGCGACGTTGGAAAGGGTTCTGCTCAATCATTAAGAGGATTGGGGGCGACTGTGATGATTTCAGAGATAGATCCGATTTGTGCTCTGCAAGCTGCAATGGAAGGTTATAGGGTTGTTAGGCTTGAAGATGTGGTTGAGGAAGTTGATATTTTTGTCACAGCAACCGGTAATTATAAGGTCATTATGCATGACCACTTAACTAGGATGAAGGATGAGGCAATTGTATGCAACATTGGTCACTTTGATAATGAGATTGATGTTGCATCATTGAAAAACTACTCTTGGGAGAATATCAAGCCACAGGTAGACCACATAACGCTCCCTAGTGGGAATAAGATCATTCTGTTAGCAGAAGGCCGATTGGTGAACCTTGGCTGTGCAACTGGACATCCAAGTTTTGTGATGAGTAACTCTTTTACGAATCAAGTTCTTGCGCAAATTGAGTTATTTGTTAAGGGTTCAAATTATCAGAATAAGGTTTATGTTTTGCCCAAGCATCTTGACGAAATGGTTGCCAGATTGCATTTAGGCAAAATAGGTGCCAATCTAACCACGTTAACTACTGAGCAGGCCAAATATATTAATGTTCCTGTTGAAGGTCCTTATAAGAGTGATCACTATCGCTATTGA
- a CDS encoding DedA family protein, which produces MSLIELINALPQFIGNAVEANQALGYLAIFLAMFLENIFPPIPSELIMPLGGFYVQQGQLDFLPVVLAGLLGTVLGALPWYGLGRLVNEQRMELWLTHNGKWIGISPDELARSRRWFARYGSALVFWGRLVPGIRTLISVPAGIEIMPLAPFLIWTTAGTLIWTLLLTFAGYVLGASYMNVGIWLEPFSKVIKVLLVLVICSAVGWLAIRILRIYQRKKKL; this is translated from the coding sequence ATGAGTTTGATTGAACTGATTAATGCTTTGCCTCAGTTCATAGGAAATGCTGTGGAAGCCAATCAAGCCCTTGGATATCTAGCGATTTTCTTGGCAATGTTTTTAGAAAATATTTTCCCTCCCATACCTTCTGAACTTATTATGCCTTTAGGAGGTTTTTATGTTCAACAAGGCCAATTAGATTTTCTTCCAGTGGTTTTGGCAGGATTGCTAGGCACTGTTCTGGGAGCTTTGCCTTGGTATGGACTAGGCCGACTTGTTAATGAACAAAGGATGGAGTTGTGGTTGACTCATAATGGTAAATGGATAGGTATTAGTCCAGATGAATTGGCTCGTAGTCGCCGCTGGTTTGCCCGTTATGGTAGTGCTTTAGTTTTCTGGGGGAGACTGGTTCCAGGAATTCGAACATTGATTTCTGTGCCAGCAGGAATTGAGATAATGCCACTAGCCCCTTTCTTGATATGGACAACCGCAGGGACTCTTATTTGGACTCTTTTGTTGACATTTGCCGGGTATGTACTAGGGGCAAGTTATATGAATGTTGGTATTTGGTTGGAACCTTTTTCTAAAGTGATAAAAGTGTTACTTGTTTTAGTTATTTGTTCAGCGGTTGGTTGGCTGGCAATCCGAATTTTAAGAATTTATCAACGCAAAAAAAAACTATGA
- a CDS encoding single-stranded DNA-binding protein: MSVNSVTLVGRAGRDPEVRYFESGNVVANLTLAVNRRKRDEEPDWFNLEIWGKQAQVAADYVKKGSLLGITGSFKLDSWTDRNTGESRTKPVVRVDRLELLGSKRDSEPNGFTTSNQNNPTNDEIPF; the protein is encoded by the coding sequence ATGAGCGTCAATTCAGTAACGCTAGTTGGACGTGCTGGCAGGGATCCAGAAGTGCGTTACTTCGAATCGGGGAATGTCGTAGCAAACCTCACTCTCGCGGTGAATCGAAGAAAGCGTGATGAGGAGCCTGACTGGTTCAATCTCGAAATCTGGGGGAAGCAAGCTCAAGTCGCCGCTGATTACGTTAAGAAAGGTTCCCTATTGGGTATTACAGGAAGCTTCAAACTAGATAGCTGGACCGATCGAAACACGGGGGAAAGTAGAACCAAGCCTGTTGTTCGCGTAGACCGCCTTGAACTTTTAGGTTCTAAAAGAGATTCAGAGCCCAATGGATTTACTACTAGCAACCAAAACAATCCAACAAATGATGAAATTCCCTTTTAA
- a CDS encoding rod shape-determining protein, with the protein MFFSRFKLSRDIGIDLGTANTLIYVSGKGIVLQEPSVVAMDLEEGLPMAVGDDAKLMLGRTPGNIRAVRPLRDGVIADFDAAEQMLKSFIRKCNEGRGIIAPRLVVGIPSGVTGVERRAVREAGMAGAREVNLIDEPVAAAIGASLPVTEPIGTMIVDIGGGTTEVAVLSLGGTVLSESVRVAGDELNDAIGTYLKKVHNLVVGERTAEEIKIRIGSAFPDNEFDLQSIDVRGLHMLSGLPRSINLQAGDLREAMADPLNNIVEAVKRTLERTPPELAADIVDRGIMLAGGGALVRGISDLISHETGIFTHVAEEPLLCVVNGCGQVLEDYKRFRRVVDTPDFARAAIKD; encoded by the coding sequence GTGTTTTTTAGTCGCTTTAAGCTTTCGCGTGATATCGGAATCGATCTTGGCACCGCTAACACACTGATTTACGTGTCAGGGAAGGGGATAGTCCTTCAGGAACCTTCAGTGGTGGCAATGGATTTAGAAGAGGGCTTGCCTATGGCTGTAGGGGATGATGCGAAATTGATGCTTGGACGGACTCCAGGAAACATTCGTGCTGTGCGGCCCTTGAGAGATGGGGTCATTGCTGATTTTGATGCAGCTGAACAGATGCTTAAGAGCTTCATTCGGAAATGCAATGAAGGTCGTGGCATCATTGCACCACGTTTAGTGGTGGGGATCCCTAGTGGTGTTACTGGTGTCGAAAGAAGAGCTGTTCGAGAAGCAGGTATGGCTGGAGCTAGAGAAGTTAATTTGATTGATGAACCAGTTGCTGCGGCTATTGGCGCCTCTCTGCCAGTGACTGAGCCCATTGGCACAATGATTGTGGATATTGGTGGGGGCACTACTGAAGTTGCTGTTTTAAGTCTTGGCGGAACGGTTTTAAGTGAATCAGTACGGGTGGCTGGTGATGAGTTGAACGATGCAATTGGTACCTATCTAAAAAAGGTTCATAACCTTGTAGTTGGTGAAAGGACAGCTGAGGAAATCAAGATTCGTATAGGTTCTGCTTTCCCTGATAATGAATTTGACCTTCAATCAATAGATGTAAGAGGGCTTCATATGCTTTCAGGTTTACCTAGATCTATCAATTTGCAGGCTGGAGACTTGAGAGAGGCGATGGCCGATCCTTTGAACAACATTGTTGAGGCAGTCAAGAGAACTCTTGAGCGAACTCCACCAGAATTGGCTGCGGATATTGTTGATAGAGGAATTATGTTGGCTGGAGGAGGTGCATTAGTTCGTGGTATTAGCGATTTAATAAGCCATGAAACTGGGATTTTTACTCATGTGGCAGAAGAACCATTGCTTTGTGTTGTTAATGGTTGTGGCCAAGTACTAGAGGATTACAAGAGGTTTAGGCGAGTAGTTGATACTCCTGATTTTGCAAGAGCTGCTATTAAGGATTGA
- the mreC gene encoding rod shape-determining protein MreC, whose amino-acid sequence MWAIVFRTRRLVQVWRLVFFLGVLFLVRWTKGAGVVDIYAFITRPLWPGPAQKEWIQSAADLESQTKLKLLEEDNRRLRGLLSLQASGGNKRISAAVISRSVRGWWQQIELSKGSTHGVRRGAAVLGPGGLIGRVESVTPSTSRVRLLTAPGSRIGVWVPRTQRHGLLIGVGTRRPQLVFLDKDPKVSAGDLISTSPASTLLPPNLPIGVVQSLNQKAQPSPQAAVQLIAAPEAIDWVQVQTI is encoded by the coding sequence ATTTGGGCGATAGTCTTCAGAACACGCAGACTGGTTCAAGTTTGGAGATTGGTGTTCTTTTTAGGGGTTTTGTTTTTAGTTCGTTGGACTAAAGGAGCAGGCGTTGTAGATATCTATGCGTTCATTACTAGGCCACTTTGGCCAGGCCCAGCTCAAAAGGAATGGATTCAATCAGCGGCGGACCTTGAATCTCAGACCAAATTGAAATTATTAGAGGAAGATAATCGGAGACTAAGAGGTCTTTTATCTCTGCAAGCCTCAGGAGGAAATAAACGTATTTCAGCGGCAGTCATTTCTCGATCTGTCAGGGGATGGTGGCAGCAAATTGAGCTGTCCAAGGGAAGCACTCATGGCGTTCGAAGAGGTGCCGCAGTATTGGGGCCAGGTGGATTGATTGGAAGAGTTGAAAGTGTTACCCCAAGCACCTCCCGGGTACGGTTGTTAACTGCTCCTGGAAGTCGGATTGGGGTTTGGGTTCCTCGCACTCAGCGTCATGGATTATTAATTGGAGTGGGGACACGAAGGCCGCAACTTGTTTTCTTAGACAAGGATCCCAAAGTTTCTGCAGGAGATTTAATAAGTACTTCTCCGGCTAGTACGTTGCTACCTCCAAACTTGCCTATAGGAGTTGTTCAATCACTGAATCAAAAGGCCCAGCCTTCACCTCAAGCGGCCGTTCAGCTAATAGCTGCTCCTGAAGCTATTGATTGGGTACAGGTTCAAACTATTTGA
- a CDS encoding rod shape-determining protein MreD, producing the protein MSRLYKRPACVASALLVPLFTLWSPTWLSFTGVAPCWSIFWLLPWALVDGPMSGVLAGMSLGLILDGISIGGPSQIPALVILGWWWGRLGKSGAPVERSLNIGLLAWLGTIFLGLTIALQTFFIAQYDSSSVFSIWIWQNLLIEAFLTGLFAPFIASWGLLQWRQQRF; encoded by the coding sequence ATGTCTAGGCTTTATAAACGACCAGCTTGTGTTGCTTCTGCCTTATTAGTCCCACTTTTCACTTTGTGGAGTCCTACTTGGTTGAGCTTTACTGGAGTTGCTCCTTGTTGGTCGATTTTTTGGTTGTTGCCTTGGGCTCTCGTTGATGGGCCGATGTCAGGGGTTTTGGCTGGAATGAGCTTGGGTTTGATTCTTGATGGAATAAGTATTGGAGGTCCTAGTCAAATTCCGGCATTAGTGATTCTTGGTTGGTGGTGGGGACGATTAGGCAAATCAGGAGCTCCTGTTGAACGTAGTTTGAATATTGGGTTATTAGCTTGGCTAGGAACAATTTTTCTAGGACTCACGATTGCATTGCAGACATTTTTCATTGCTCAATATGATTCCAGCTCCGTTTTTTCTATTTGGATTTGGCAAAATCTCTTGATTGAGGCTTTCCTTACAGGACTTTTTGCTCCATTCATTGCTTCCTGGGGACTGTTGCAATGGCGTCAGCAGCGGTTTTAA
- the rpaB gene encoding response regulator transcription factor RpaB: MSGGGPSKLQSIDGPGQKAPGFPKASILVVDDEPAVLKVLITRLQLAGYRVMSAEDGEQALEVFHNESPDLVVLDVMLPKLDGFAVCRRLRAESCVPIIFLTALEAISERVAGLDLGADDYLSKPFSPKELEARIATILRRVGPGSSVAEPRDLPVGQGVMRLGDLVVDTNRRQVSRAGEKIGLTYTEFSLLELLFREPGRVVPRAEILEQLWGYPPRRAADLRVVDVYVARLRGKLEPDPRNPELILTVRGIGYASQRSGEFPVALAS, encoded by the coding sequence ATGTCAGGGGGAGGCCCATCCAAGCTACAAAGCATTGATGGGCCTGGGCAGAAAGCTCCAGGATTCCCAAAGGCTTCAATTCTGGTTGTAGATGATGAACCAGCTGTTCTAAAGGTCTTAATCACCAGATTGCAGCTGGCTGGTTATCGAGTCATGTCAGCTGAAGATGGTGAGCAGGCTTTAGAAGTCTTCCATAACGAATCTCCAGATCTTGTGGTTTTGGATGTCATGTTGCCAAAGTTGGATGGCTTCGCAGTATGCAGAAGACTTAGGGCTGAATCTTGTGTTCCAATTATTTTTCTTACTGCTTTAGAAGCTATTTCTGAGCGCGTTGCTGGCTTAGATCTTGGCGCTGATGATTACCTTTCCAAACCTTTTAGCCCTAAAGAATTGGAGGCACGCATAGCCACCATTTTGAGGAGGGTTGGCCCTGGCTCTTCTGTTGCGGAGCCGCGAGACCTTCCAGTTGGTCAAGGAGTAATGAGACTGGGTGATCTAGTCGTGGACACTAATCGCAGACAAGTAAGTAGGGCGGGTGAAAAAATTGGCTTGACCTATACCGAATTTAGTTTGCTTGAGTTGTTGTTCCGTGAACCCGGTCGTGTTGTTCCAAGAGCAGAAATTTTGGAGCAGTTGTGGGGTTACCCACCACGGCGAGCAGCCGATCTTAGAGTTGTTGATGTTTATGTCGCTCGTTTGCGTGGAAAGTTGGAACCTGATCCCCGTAATCCTGAGTTGATTCTTACTGTGAGAGGGATTGGTTATGCATCCCAGCGCTCAGGTGAATTCCCTGTGGCATTAGCCAGTTGA
- the lysS gene encoding lysine--tRNA ligase yields the protein MIGQGPYAQRFDSSHKTASLQEDHADLPNGEERDVVVSIAGRIVSRRVMGKLAFFSLADESGTIQLFLDKSTLNSLSSDENQLKPFSQITTLVDLGDWIGVSGILRRTDRGELSIKVRQWTMLSKSLQPLPDKWHGLSDVEKRYRQRYLDLIVNPSSRKTFRRRALMVSAIRRWLDERDFLEIETPVLNAQAGGADARPFVTHHNTLDLSLYLRIATELHLKRLVVGGFERVYELGRIFRNEGISTRHNPEFTSVEIYQAFADYTDMMNLTEELISNVCLQVCGSMKVAYQEQEIDFQPPWRRATMHELVEEATGIDFSSFDDHSALTTAMIGAGLEVSETSDSVGRLLNEAFEQCVESNLIQPTFVIDYPIEISPLARKHPSKEGLVERFELFIAGRETANAFSELIDPIDQRARLEAQQLRRQAGDLEAHGVDEDFLNALEVGMPPTGGLGIGIDRLVMLLTDSPSIRDVIAFPLLRPEVTTKSS from the coding sequence ATGATTGGGCAGGGTCCTTATGCCCAACGTTTTGATTCAAGCCACAAGACTGCATCTTTGCAAGAAGATCATGCTGACTTGCCTAATGGTGAAGAGAGGGATGTTGTTGTTTCTATTGCAGGGAGAATTGTCTCTCGTCGAGTGATGGGAAAGTTAGCATTTTTTTCTTTGGCCGATGAGAGTGGCACTATTCAGCTTTTCTTAGACAAGTCAACACTGAATTCACTTTCCTCTGATGAAAATCAGTTGAAGCCTTTTAGCCAAATCACGACTTTGGTCGATCTGGGAGATTGGATTGGCGTTAGTGGAATATTGCGGCGAACTGACCGTGGAGAGTTATCGATCAAGGTTAGACAATGGACCATGTTGTCTAAATCCCTGCAGCCACTTCCTGATAAATGGCATGGCTTATCAGATGTTGAAAAGAGATATAGACAGAGGTATTTGGATTTAATTGTTAATCCCTCTTCAAGAAAGACTTTTCGGAGAAGAGCCTTAATGGTCAGTGCAATACGTCGTTGGTTAGATGAACGAGATTTTTTAGAAATCGAAACTCCTGTTTTGAATGCCCAGGCAGGTGGGGCTGATGCAAGACCGTTTGTTACGCACCACAACACACTCGACCTTTCGTTGTATTTGCGTATTGCTACTGAGCTTCATTTGAAGCGACTTGTTGTGGGTGGATTTGAACGGGTTTATGAATTAGGCAGGATTTTTCGTAATGAAGGCATCAGTACTCGACATAACCCTGAGTTCACCTCTGTAGAGATATATCAAGCTTTTGCGGATTACACCGACATGATGAATCTGACTGAAGAGTTGATATCCAATGTTTGTTTGCAGGTATGTGGCTCTATGAAGGTTGCCTATCAAGAACAAGAAATTGATTTCCAGCCTCCATGGAGAAGAGCCACTATGCATGAGCTCGTTGAGGAAGCAACTGGTATTGATTTCAGTAGTTTTGACGATCATTCAGCTCTGACGACTGCAATGATTGGTGCTGGATTAGAAGTATCGGAAACTTCTGATTCTGTAGGGCGCCTACTAAATGAGGCGTTTGAACAGTGTGTTGAGAGTAATTTGATTCAGCCGACTTTTGTCATTGATTATCCGATTGAGATTTCCCCACTTGCGCGTAAGCATCCATCCAAAGAAGGATTGGTTGAAAGGTTTGAGTTGTTTATTGCAGGAAGAGAAACTGCTAATGCATTTAGTGAGTTGATTGATCCAATCGATCAGCGAGCAAGGCTTGAGGCCCAGCAGCTAAGGCGCCAGGCAGGCGATTTAGAGGCTCATGGGGTAGATGAGGATTTTTTGAATGCTCTTGAAGTCGGCATGCCTCCTACTGGAGGGCTTGGGATTGGTATAGATCGCCTAGTTATGTTGTTGACGGATAGCCCTTCAATTCGCGACGTTATTGCGTTTCCTCTCCTTCGCCCAGAGGTTACAACAAAAAGTTCCTAG
- a CDS encoding hercynine metabolism protein: MSDNWLQELEQNLDSKLERFLRSNPYQDFLLNEQFERDQGYKLMRKELQLKDAANKLRKELIELVKQIRLWKERSKRAEKYGAHSLAIKADKHIQNLISEGEEIWSNLKQLGDNLRDIEKQSLTLNEVSSSTSSTIEKEWRDFEAQQELDDLKQKKAN; encoded by the coding sequence ATGAGCGATAATTGGCTGCAAGAGTTAGAGCAAAACCTTGATTCCAAGCTGGAGCGCTTCTTACGTTCAAACCCTTACCAAGACTTCTTGCTAAATGAGCAATTTGAAAGAGATCAAGGATACAAGCTAATGCGAAAAGAACTGCAATTAAAAGATGCAGCAAACAAGCTACGAAAAGAGTTAATTGAACTGGTAAAACAAATTAGGTTATGGAAGGAAAGGTCTAAACGAGCCGAGAAATATGGTGCTCATTCTTTAGCAATAAAAGCTGATAAGCATATTCAAAATCTTATTTCTGAAGGAGAAGAAATTTGGTCGAATCTCAAGCAATTAGGTGATAATCTTAGGGACATAGAAAAACAAAGCCTCACTCTCAACGAAGTATCCAGCTCAACAAGCTCGACAATCGAAAAGGAATGGAGAGATTTTGAAGCCCAACAAGAGCTTGATGATCTCAAGCAAAAAAAAGCTAACTAA
- a CDS encoding hercynine metabolism small protein gives MSKKEQREVLLAQREALIDELDSLYKRTFDRISTLKISERSIAKLTQIILLSRDSAIAPLREEIEQPLITSPSTQP, from the coding sequence ATGTCTAAAAAAGAACAGCGAGAAGTCTTGTTAGCCCAAAGAGAAGCTCTTATAGATGAGCTTGATAGTCTATATAAAAGAACCTTTGATCGAATAAGCACACTTAAAATCTCTGAAAGATCTATTGCGAAGCTTACGCAAATAATTCTTCTATCTCGAGACTCTGCCATAGCCCCGCTAAGAGAAGAAATTGAACAACCTCTAATAACTAGTCCATCAACACAACCATGA
- the smpB gene encoding SsrA-binding protein SmpB has product MVKSSKKKASAAARAAANRLLADNRLARYQYQILETLETGIELLGTEVKSIRAGQANLRDGFCLIRKGELQLHNVHISPHKQASTYFNHDPLRVRKLLAHRREIDKLRGQIEKKGLTLIPLSIHLKGSWIKFTIGLGKGRKLHDKRQEEKRKVSDKEIKSAQSRY; this is encoded by the coding sequence ATGGTGAAATCAAGCAAAAAAAAAGCTTCAGCTGCTGCACGGGCAGCTGCCAACCGCTTATTAGCAGATAATCGTCTGGCAAGGTATCAATATCAAATTCTAGAAACGCTTGAAACCGGAATTGAACTGCTTGGAACAGAGGTGAAATCAATTCGCGCTGGCCAAGCAAATCTTCGAGACGGCTTTTGTCTTATTCGAAAAGGAGAATTGCAACTCCACAATGTTCACATATCCCCTCACAAACAAGCAAGTACCTATTTCAATCATGATCCATTAAGAGTAAGAAAGCTACTTGCACACCGCCGAGAAATTGATAAGTTACGTGGACAAATCGAAAAAAAAGGGCTCACGCTAATTCCACTAAGTATTCACCTGAAAGGTTCTTGGATTAAATTCACTATTGGCCTTGGCAAAGGGCGCAAATTACATGACAAGCGACAAGAGGAAAAACGCAAGGTTTCAGATAAAGAAATTAAATCAGCCCAGTCGAGATATTAA